AATCTTTAACTGAACTTGATGAACTTGTTGCAGTTAAGAATTTAACCTTCGGAATGGATTTAGCTAAATACAAATTAGATAAAGAATAATTCAATCCGCCTCGGCGGATTAAATTTAAAATAGCAATGAGACACGGAAAAAAAATCAATCACTTAAGCAGACAGACTGGACATAGAAAAGCTATGCTGGCTAATATGGCTTGTTCTCTTATCGAGCACAAACGTATTAACACTACTGTTGCTAAAGCTAAAGCGCTTAAACAATTCGTTGAGCCTTTAATTACAAAATCTAAAGAAGATACGACTCATAACCGTCGTGTTGTTTTTGCTTACTTACGTAGTAAATATGCTGTAACTGATTTATTCAGGGATGTTGCTGCAAAAGTAGGTGACCGTCCAGGAGGATACACTCGTATCATTAAAGTTGGAAATCGTTTAGGAGATAATGCTGATATGGCTATGATCGAACTTGTTGATTTCAATGAACTTTACAACGGAGGTAAAAAAGAAGTTAAAAAAGCTAAAAGCCGTCGTGGTGGTAAGGCTAAAAAAGCTGAAGGAACTGCTCCTGAAGCTCCAGCTGCTGAATCTGAAACGACTACAGAAGCTTCTGAATAATTATGAAAGTGATTGTTCTATAAAATCAAGGATAAACTAATTTTTAGTTTATCCTTTTTTTTTGATTTTTTGAGAGCAAAATTTAACTTATTTCAAGTTCGGGGTTTTATTTTCATGAATGAAAGTTTTAAAAAATCTTGGCAGGGCTCTTTTAAAGGTTTAAATTTGCAAAATATCTAATTACACGTGATACTTTTAAGTTTCATAAGACAATTAAAAAAAACAATACAAATTAAATAATGAAATACACTACACGACAAAGCGCCATTTTATTACTTAGCGATGGAACTATTTTTCATGGTAAATCGATTGGAATCAGCGGTAAAACATTTGGAGAGGTTTGTTTTAATACAGGAATGACGGGCTATCAGGAGATTTTTACTGATCCTTCTTACTTTGGACAAATTATGGTTACCACTAATCCGCATATTGGAAATTATGGTATTAATGATTTAGAGGTTGAATCTGAAAGCGTTAAAATTGCTGGTTTAGTTTGTAAAAATTTTAGTTTTAACTATTCTAGAGAAGGTGCTTCCGGTAGTTTAGAAGATTATTTCACTAAACAAAATCTAATATGCATTTCAGATGTTGATACTCGTGCGCTTGTAAGTTATATACGTGATAACGGTGCGATGAATGCAGTTATTTGTACAGACGGTACTTCAATTGAGGATTTAAAGAGAGAATTAGCGGATGTGCCTAATATGGAAGGTTTAGAACTGGCATCAAAAGTTTCAACTAAAGAACCTTATTTTGTTGGTGATGAAAATGCTAAATATAAGATATCTGCATTAGACCTTGGTATTAAAAAGAACATTTTAAGAAATCTTGCAAAAAGAGATTGTTACATTAAAGTTTTTCCATACGATTCAACTTATGAAGATTTGACTGCTTTTAATCCAGATGGTTATTTCTTATCAAATGGGCCTGGTGATCCTGATCCGCTGTATGGGGCGATTGAAGTTGCGAAAAAGATTATAGCTGATGATAAACCTTTGTTTGGAATCTGTTTAGGGCATCAGGTAATTGCGCTTGCAAATGGTGTAAAAACATATAAAATGTTTGGAGGACACAGAGGGATAAATCATCCGGTAAAAAACCTTCTTACAGGTAAAGGAGAGATTACTTCTCAAAATCATGGCTTTGCAGTTAAGAGGGAAGCATTAGAAGGGCACCCGGAATTAGAGCTTACTCATATTCACTTAAATGATGATACTGTAGCAGGTATGCGTATGAAAAATAAGAATTGTTTTTCAGTACAATATCATCCTGAAGCAAGCCCGGGACCTCATGATTCGTCCTATTTGTTTGATCAGTTTGTTGAGAACATAAAACTTGCTGCCTCTAAAACGATGTAGTTAATAAATAAAGGTATTTAATAATTAAATTTCGTTTTTGCTATCGGATATTTTTATAATTTCGAAAAAAATATATAATTTATTAATAAAAAAACAAAAAATAATGAGTATTATAATTAAAGTTCACGCAAGACAAATTCTTGATTCCAGAGGGAATCCTACTATTGAAGTTGATGTAGTAACAGAAAATGGAGTTTTAGGTAGAGCAGCTGTGCCATCTGGAGCTTCAACTGGAGAACATGAAGCTGTCGAATTACGTGACGGAGGTAAGGCTTATCTAGGAAAAGGAGTTTTGAACGCAGTGAATAATGTAAATACTGTTATTGCTGAAGAATTAGTTGGGACTTCTGTTTTTGAACAAAATACTATCGATCAGCTTATGATCGATTTAGACGGAACTCCAAACAAATCTAAATTAGGTGCTAATGCAATTTTAGGAGTTTCTCTTGCCGCTGCAAAAGCTGCTGCAAATGAATTAGGATTGCCATTATACAGATACGTTGGCGGGGTTTCTGCTAATACATTACCAGTTCCAATGATGAACATCATCAACGGTGGTTCTCACTCTGATGCACCAATCGCATTCCAGGAGTTTATGATTTTCCCGGTAAAAGCAACTTCTTTTACGCATGCTATGCAAATGGGAACTGAAATTTTCCACAACTTGAAAAAAGTATTACACGATAGAGGTTTAAGTACTGCTGTTGGTGACGAAGGAGGTTTTGCTCCTAATTTAGCTGGCGGAACTGAAGATGCTTTAGATACTATTAAATTGGCAGTTGAAAAAGCTGGATATTCTTTCGGAGATGAAATTATGATTGCCCTTGACTGTGCTGCTTCTGAGTTTTATGTAAACGGTAAATACGATTACACTAAATTTGAAGGTGAAACAGGAAAAATCAGAACTTCTGAAGAACAAGCTCAATACTTAGCAGAACTTGCTGCTAAATATCCAATTATCTCTATCGAAGACGGTATGTACGAAGATGACTGGGATGGATGGAAAGCTTTAACTGAAAAAATTGGTGATAAAGTTCAATTAGTAGGTGATGATTTATTCGTAACTAACGTTGCTCGTTTGTCAACTGGTATCGAAAAAGGAATTGCTAACTCAATCTTAGTAAAAGTAAACCAAATTGGTACTTTAACTGAAACTATTGCTGCTGTAAACATGGCGAAAAACGCTGGTTACACATCTGTAATGTCTCACCGTTCTGGAGAAACAGAAGATAATACAATTGCTGATTTAGCTGTTGCTTTAAATTGCGGACAAATTAAAACAGGATCTGCTTCTCGTTCTGACCGTATGGCAAAATACAATCAATTGTTAAGAATTGAAGAAGAGCTGGGAGCTACTGCTTATTTCCCTGGTTTAAATGCTTTCAAGATCAAATAATTGTAAGTTATACTTATTGAAAAAAGGCCATTCGTTTTTAACGGATGGTTTTTTTTTTGGAGTTTTAACAAATTCATAGCAGTATTCTTTTTTTAATTAGTCTTAAATTGCTTAGATTTGATAAATTATTATTTTATAGAATTATTTCCTATGTCAAAAATAGCTACATTAGAAGTCGATGGGAAGAAGATTGAACTTCCTGTAATTACAGGAAGCGAAAATGAATCTGCTATCGATATTAACAAATTACGAGATTTAACCGGTCTTATTACACTTGACCCGGGATATAAAAATTCTGGATCTTGTAAAAGTGAAATCACTTTCTTGGACGGAGAGTTAGGAATTTTGCGTTACAGAGGATATTCTATCGAAGATTTAGCAGAAAAAGCAAGTTTCCTTGAGGTGTCTTATCTTTTGATTTTTGGTGAATTACCTACTTCAGCAGAATTAGAACAATTCGAAAATGGTATTAAAAAACATTCTTTGGTAAACGAAGAAATGAAAAATATCATTGATGGTTTCCCAAAAACAGCCCACCCAATGGGAGTTTTGTCTGCTTTGACAAGTGCTTTAACAGCATTCAATCCAAAGTCTGTAAATGTTGATAATGAAAAAGATGTGTATGAAGCTATTTGCAAAACAATGGCTAAATTCCTTGTAATTGCTACATGGACATACAGAAAATCAATGGGATATCCTTTAAATTATTATGATAATACACAAGGATATGTTGAGAGCTTTATGCAGTTAATGTTTAAGCTGCCTACTGGTCCATATACTGCAAATCCAGTAATTGTAAATGCTTTAGATAAATTATTCATTCTTCATGCTGATCATGAACAAAACTGTTCTACTTCAACGGTTAGAATGGTAGGTTCTTCGCATGCAGGTTTATTTGCTTCTGTTTCTGCCGGAGTTTCTGCTCTTTGGGGACCATTACACGGAGGGGCAAATCAAGCTGTACTTGAAATGCTGGAGGAAATTAATAAAGACGGAGGAGATACTGATAAATTTTTGGCAAAAGCTAAAGATAAAAATGATCCTTTCCGTTTAATGGGATTCGGACACAGAGTTTATAAAAACTTTGATCCGCGAGCAAGAATTATTAAACAAGCAGCTAAAGAGGTTTTAGAAACTTTAGGTGTTGAAGATCCGATTTTGGAAATTGCTAAAAAATTAGAATCGGCAGCTCTTGAAGATGATTACTTCAAGTCAAGAAACTTATATCCAAATGTTGACTTTTACTCTGGAATTATTTACAGAGCATTAGGAATTCCTACAGATATGTTTACTGTAATGTTTGCAATTGGAAGATTACCGGGATGGATCGCACAATGGAAAGAAATGCGTGAAAACAAAGAACCAATTGGAAGACCAAGACAAATTTATACAGGACATCCTTTACGAGAGTTTAAGTCTAATAAATAAAAAACGAAAGCTTCACTTTACTGTGAAGCTTTTTTTATATTTGCTCAAAATACAATAAAGTTATGTTGCAATTAAATGTAAAGAACGAAACGTCAAGATTGCGTGCAGTAGTTTTGGGTTCGGCCGTTCATAATGGGCCAACTCCGTCAATTGATGAAGCCTATGATCCCAAATCGTTGGAACATATTAAAGCAGGGACCTATCCTGTAGAAAGAGACATGGTTGCTGAAATGGATGCTTTTAATGCTGTTTTTCAGAAATACGATGTAAAAGTATACCGTCCTGAAATGATTGAAAATTATAATCAGATTTTCGCAAGGGATATTGGATTTGTAATTGATGATGTGTTTGTAAAGTCGAATATACTTCCTGATCGTGAGCGTGAATTGGATGCTATTCAATATGTGATTGATCAGATCGATCCTTTAAAAATCGTTCGTCCACCAGAGGAAGTTCATATTGAAGGCGGTGATGTTATGCTTTGGAATGATCATATTTTTATAGGTACCTATAAAGGAAGTGATTATAAAGATTATATTACAGCGAGAACTAATATGTATGGTGTTAACTTTATTAAAGAACTTTTTCCAAATAAAATTGTAAAGGAATTTGATTTAGTTAAATCTAAATTAGAAGCCAGAGATAATGCACTTCATCTGGATTGTTGTTTTCAGCCTGTTGGTACGAATAAAGGAATTATTTATAAAAGAGGTTTTCGCGAAGAAGCAGATTATTTATATCTCGTAAATCTTTTTGGAAAAGAAAATCTATTTCATATTGAAAGAGAGGAAATGTATAATATGTTTTCAAATGTGTTTTCAATTGATAAAGATGTTGTAGTTTCCGAGAAAAACTTCACCCGATTAAATAACTGGCTTCGAAGCAATGGCTTTACTGTTGAAGAAATACCTTATGCTGAGATAGCAAAACAAGAAGGGTTGTTAAGATGTTCAACGCTTCCACTAATTAGAGACTAAAAAATAGTTTCAGGTTTCATGTTGTGTCAATTTGAAACATTAAACTTGAAACAAAAAAATATAATGATGAAACAAACTACTAATGCGATCGTTATGATTCGGCCTGTTGCTTTCAGAATGAATGAACAGACTGCTGTGAACAATTATTACCAAAAGGTTTTGGATGGATTGCTGCCAAGTACTGTAAATGCAAAAGCGCAACAGGAATTTGACGCTTTTGTTGAAAAATTAAGAGCTGTTGGTGTTGATGTAACTGTAATTGATGATAATTTGGAAACAGATACTCCGGATAGTATTTTTCCGAATAATTGGGTTTCCTTTCATGAAAATGGAGATGTCGCTCTTTATCCAATGTTTGCGGAAAACAGACGTCAGGAGCGACGCGAAGATATTTTAGACACTCTTGAAGAAAAAGGATTCGAGATTTCTAACATAATGGATTATACTTCTGCAGAAGACGATGGTTACTTCTTGGAAGGAACAGGAAGTTTACTCTTAGATCGTGCAAACGGAAAAGCATATTGTGCCTTATCTCCGCGCGCAGATGAAGAATTGTTTATCGAGTTTTGTGAAGATTTTGATTATGCACCGGTAATTTTCGAAGCTTTTCAAACTGTTGAAGGAGAGCGTAAGCTGATTTATCATACAAATGTAATGATGTGTTTAGGTGAAACATTTGCGGTAATTTGTGCAGATTGCATTGATGATAAGAAAGAACGTAAGATGGTTCTTGATAATCTGAAAGATGATAAAAAGGAAATTATTTTAATTACAGAGGACCAAGTAAATAATTTTGCTGGAAATATGCTGGAAGTTCGTGGTACGAATGATAAACGATATATCGTTATGAGCGCTTCGGCGCATCAAAGTCTAACTTCAAAACAAATTGAACAATTAGAAAAACATGCAGAAATTTTAAGTTCTAGTTTAGATACCATTGAAGCCTGCGGAGGCGGAAGTGCGAGATGTATGATGGCGGAAGTGTTTCTGCCACGAAATTAAGGTTAGAAAATAGTAATAAAAAATGGGATAAAACTTTAGTTCTATCCCATTTTTTATATTTTTAAAAGATTGAAATTACATTAGATTACCTCTTATTATATTTACAATTGAACTAACGATATACTGAATTCCAATAGAAATTACAATAAAACCAACGATTCTGGAAATTGCAACAATTCCTGACGCACCCAATATACGGGCGAGATAATGTGCACTTTTTAAAATCAGGTAAATAGCAATTCCAATTGCTAAAATTGCCAAGCATGAAATTATGATTTCTTTTATTTCATGATGTTCCTGATAAAACGCAATTAATAACGAAATTGAACCAGGACCTGCCAGCATTGGGATCGCAAGAGGTGTTAATGCAATATCATTTCTCTGCTGTGCATCAGTTTCAATTTTTTTATTGATTCCTCTCTTTTTGCTGATTTTGCCGGATAATAATGAAAATCCTGAGTTAACGATAATAATACCGCCTGCAATTCTAAGAGCATCGATGCTTATTCCAAAAAAAGTCAACACATATTGGCCAATGAAATAAGATACCAATAGAATAATAAATACGTTGACAGCTGTCCAGAGTGAAATTCTTGAGCGTTCTTTTTGAGAATCATGCTGTGTTAATCCAACGAAAATAGGAACTGTTCCTATTGGGTTTAGCACCGAAAAGAGTGCTGCAAATAAATAAATGAATAAATCCATAGAGTATTGGTTTGTAAAGTAAAAGTAGGTAAATTTTAATTTGCAGATAAAAATGTGTTTATGTTTTATTTTTTACAGTCAATATTGTAGTGTAAGAGGACATTCTGTGCTGGTTCTTTTTGTCTACCTTTGTCGATATATTATAAAACGATGAAAAATAAAAAAACTTTATTGCTGGGAGCAACTACAAAAACGGATCGTTATGCTTTTAGAGCTATTAATATGCTGACACAAAAAGGTCATACCGTAATAGCAATTGGTCAAAACACAGGAGAGGTTGCAGGAGTGAAAATACAAACAAAAGCTATTCCTTTGAAAAATATTGATACTGTAACATTATATTTAAATCCAGCACGTCAACGCGATTACTATAATTACATTATCGAGGCTCAGCCCAAAAGAGTCATTTTTAATCCCGGAACAGAAAACCCGGAGTTATATCAATTATTAGAGTTAAATAATATTGAAGTCGAAATTGCTTGTACTTTGGTTTTGCTGGCAACCAACCAATATTAATTTGCTAATCAAGAGATAAAATACATATTGAACTGCTGCTGTTTCAGAGGATGTTTCCACGAAGTAACAGAATTAAATCTATTTAGTTAATAATTGATTTTAATTCTTTCAAAAGTATATATGAGATTAAAAATAGTACTTTTGTTTTATGGAATTTTCATCAAAATTAATAGAAAAAGCAGTTAATGAAATGTCGCAATTGCCAGGTATAGGAAAACGTACCGCTTTGCGATTAGTTCTTCATCTTCTCAGACAGCCAAAAGAACAAACAGGTTTTTTGTCACAGGCATTGCTGAAAATGCGTGAGGATATTAAATTTTGTGAAAACTGTCATAATATCTCTGATACAAAAGTCTGTGACATTTGTGCCAATACTTCCAGAAACCATCAGACTATTTGTGTGGTTGAAGATATTCGTGATGTTATGGCAATTGAAAATACAGGTCAGTATAGAGGAATATACCATGTACTTGGAGGTAAAATTTCGCCTATTGAAGGAGTTGGTCCGGGTCAGTTAAATATTTCAACATTAATTCAGAAAGTGAAATCGGGAAAAGTAGATGAGATTATTTTTGCCCTGAGTTCTACTATGGAAGGAGATACCACCAATTTCTACATTTACAAACAAATTGGCGAATCAGATATAATAATTTCGACAATTGCCCGAGGAATTGCAGTTGGAGATGAATTAGAATATGCTGATGAAGTGACACTGGGCAGAAGTATCCTGCATCGTGTTCCGTTTGAAAAAACTTTCAAAAACAATTAATTAAGCTCCAAACGTAGAATAGATTTTCTGAAGATTAACGGAAAAGCTATATTTGCCAATAAAATTAAAATAATGACAAGAAACAGCTTTTATTTCCTGATATTAATTAGTTCGCTTTTAACATCTTGTATACCATTAAATGATCTCGTATACCTGCAGAAAAAAAATGGCAATGGAGAACAAAACAATATTGCAGCGGTAGAATCTAAGCCATATAGAATTCAGGTAAATGATGTTTTGAGTATTGATATAAAGGCAATCGATCCTAAATTGGTGTCAATATTTAGCTCAACAGAAAAAAGTTCTGTAGCAGGGAAGTCAGAGGCATCATTATATTTTGAAGGTTTTACAGTTGATGATCATGGTAATGTCAGGATGCCAATATTAGGAGAAATCAATGTTATAGGGTACACATTAGAAGAAATTCGTACTAAAATTGAGAAACAACTGCTTGAAGAATATTTTAAAAGTGAAGCAAATATATTTGTAACCGTAAAATTGGCGGGTTTTAGATATACAATTAATGGTGAAGTTGGGAGTACTGGTACAAAAACACTATTTAAAGATAATGTAAATGTGTTAGAAGCTATTGCAAATGCCGGAGATATTACTACTGTTGGTAATAGAAAGGCAGTGACAATTATTCGTCAAACCCCTACAGGCGTTCAAATGAATGAGATTGATTTAACAGATGTTAATGTTATGAAATCTCCTTATTATTATTTGCAGCCAAATGATTATATATATGTTAAACCTCTTCGCCAAAAAACCTGGGGTACAGGACAAACGGGGATTCAATCAATAGGAACAATTATAACTTTATTGTCACTTGCAACAACAGTGTATTTAATTATCAAAAATTAAAATTAAAGATGTTAGATATAAAAGATTTTTCCATTTTTGAGAATCATTCAAATTTTGATTTTAAAGGGTTTTTATTGAAAATTTTAAGCTACTGGAAATGGTTTGTAGTTAGTTTAATTATTGCTTTTACAATTGCATATCAGGTAAATATTCGAAAAGAAAAAATTTACGGGATGCAGACCATGATTTCAATAAAAGAAGAAAGCAATCCTTTTTTTACCTCAAATACCAGTTTGGTTTTCAATTGGGGAGGAATTTCGGACCAGGTAAACGGTATTTCAACAATTTTTCAGTCAAGATCTCACAATGAGCGGGTTGTTGATAAGCTTCAGTTTTATATAGATTATTTAGAAGAGGGAAAATACAATCTGATAGACTCTTATGGAGCAGTTCCTTTTTATGTTGATATTGATAAAACAAAAGGACAATTAGTTAATACTTTAATTCGGATCAAATTTTTAAGCGAAAATGAATATCAAATTCATATTCCCTTTGAAAGTAATTCGGTTTCGTTAATTACTTATTCAACAAATAATTATAGTAATACAGCTGTTCAGCCGGTTGCTTTTATTAAAAAGTACAAGGTTGGAGAACAGGTCGCATTGCCATTTTTAAATTGGAAACTGCAAATAACAGATAATCCAGGTTATTATAAAGGAAAAGAATACTTTGTAAGATTTAATGATTTTGATGAGACCGTTTCTCGTTATAAAGGGATTAGTGTTGACAGTGAGAAAAGTGGCGGCTCAATTTTAACATTAGGAATGCAAGGTACAAATAAAGCCCGAATGGTTGAGTATTTAAATGCAACAGTCCGAATGTTGATTAAAATTCAGCTGGATGGTAAGAATCAATTTGCAACTAATACTATCAGGTTTATAGATAGTACTCTGGTTGCGATGGAGACACAGTTAAAGCAGACAGGTAATGAATTAAAAACTTTTTCAAAAGATAAAAATATCTTTCAGATTGAGGGAGGAGGAGCAAAGTTTTCAGATAAAATAATGGATTTTGATGTTGAAAAAGATCAAATTACAAGAAAAATTGCATATTACAACTCTCTAAAAGGTTATTTAAATAATAGTGTCGATTATTCAAGACTTCCTGCTCCTTCGGTCGCTGGTATCGAAGATCCTAATATTATTACTAATGTTTCAAAACTTATTGCACTTTCTACCCAAAGATCAGAAATGGCTTACGCGGTAAAAAGTGAAAAGATTTTCAAAGACTTTGATAATCAAATGCAGGCTGTTAAGAATGTTTTATTAGAAAATATTGGATCTGCCAAATCCTCTTTACTTTATGATTTGTCTATGATCAATGCTAAAATTGGGCAGGCAGAAAGTACAGTTAAAAGATTGCCACAAGAACAGCAGGAGCTTCTAAAAATCAAGAGAAAATACGATCTTAATGATAATATTTACACAGAATTTCTTCAGAAAAGAAATGAGGCGGAAATTGTAAAAGCATCGAACTTGTCAGATATTCACTTTATTGATCCCGCCAAAGATATTGGAGGAGGCTTAGTTGGACCCAAAACATCGGTAAATTATATTTTGGCTTTGTTTTTGGGGTTATTAATGCCGCTGATATTTGTATGTGCGATATTCTTTATCAACAATTCGATCCAAAATACTGATGACATTGCGAAATTAACCGATATTCCAATAATTGGAGTGGTTGGTTTAAATAAGGACTCTGTAAATTTGGCTGTTTTTGATAAACCTAAGTCAGCACTTTCAGAAGCTTTTAGAAGTATACGATCATCATTGCAATTCTTATATAAAAGACAGCAGCTGAACGGTTCTAAAACTTTGATGATTACTTCTTCAATCAGTGGTGAAGGAAAAACATTTTGTTCTATAAATATTGCAACTGTTTTTGCGCTAAGTGAAAAAAAGACTGTAATTGTTGGTTTGGATTTGAGAAAACCAAGACTCGCTGATGAATTTTGTCTGACACATAATCAATTAGGAGTAGTTAATTATCTGATTAGACAGAATACTTTAGAGGAAATTACCAACTCGACACAGATAGCTAATTTAGATGTTATACTTTCGGGACCAATTCCGCCAAATCCATCAGAGTTGATTTTGGGAGATGCCATGAAAGAGTTTATAGAAGAACTTAAACAGAAGTATGATTATATTATTCTTGATACACCTCCTGTTGGATTAGTTTCAGATTCATTAGAATTAGTTCAATATGCAGATGTAACCTTGTATATTGTAAGACAGAATTATACTAAAAAAGATATGATAACGTTGCTTAATAATAGAATTAAAAGAGGTGAATTAAGTAATGCAAGTATTGTTTTCAATGGTTTTGAAAATAAAACGAAGTATGGTTCTACTTATGGTTACGGGTATGGTTATGGAGCTTATGCAAATGGGTACCATGAAGAAGATAAACCAACCAGTTTGTGGGGTGTAATTCAGAATAGATTACGAAGAAAATAATTTAATAAATCAAAATTTCGATGCAAAATACGATTCTAATTACAGGAGGAGCTGGTTTTATAGGTTCAAATTTGTGTGAATATTTTCTTGGTTTAGGAAATAAAGTAATTTGTTTAGATAATTTTTCGACTGGCCACCGTCATAATTTACAAGATTTTTTAGAGAACCCAAACTTTAAATTAATTGAAGGAGATATTCGGAACATAGAAGATTGTATGTTAGCAGTTCAAGATGCTGATTATGTTTTGCATGAAGCTGCTTTAGGTTCTGTACCAAGATCGATCAATGATCCTATCACAACAAATGATGTAAATGTTTCCGGTTTTTTAAATATGTTAGTTGCTTCACGTGATGCTAAAGTAAAACGTTTCGTATATGCTGCGAGTTCATCTACTTATGGAGATTCTCAAGGGCTGCCAAAAGTAGAAGATATTATTGGAAAACCTTTGTCTCCTTATGCAATTACGAAATATGTGAATGAATTATATGCTGATATTTTTAGCAAAACTTACGGATTAGAAACAATAGGCTTGCGCTATTTTAATGTTTTTGGAAGAAAGCAGGATCCCGATGGAGCATATGCGGCGGTAATTCCAAAGTTTGTAAAGCAGCTGATGAAGCTTGAAAGTCCTGTTATTAACGGGGACGGGAACTATTCGCGTGATTTTACATATATAGACAATGTGATCCAAATGAATAAATTGGCAATAGAGGTTAATAATAAAGAAGCTCTTAATACGGTTTATAATACAGCTTATGGAGATCGAAATACCTTAAATGAATTAGTGCAATACTTGAAAAAATATTTAGCCGAATTAAATCCTGAAATTGCTAATGTACAGATTGTTTATGGTGAGAATAGAGCAGGAGATATACCACATTCATTGGCAAGTATAGACAAGGCAAAAAAACAGCTGGGTTATAATCCTAAATATTCTTTACAAGAAGGATTGAAAGAAGCAGTAAGCTGGTATTGGAATA
This portion of the Flavobacterium gelatinilyticum genome encodes:
- the rplQ gene encoding 50S ribosomal protein L17, with product MRHGKKINHLSRQTGHRKAMLANMACSLIEHKRINTTVAKAKALKQFVEPLITKSKEDTTHNRRVVFAYLRSKYAVTDLFRDVAAKVGDRPGGYTRIIKVGNRLGDNADMAMIELVDFNELYNGGKKEVKKAKSRRGGKAKKAEGTAPEAPAAESETTTEASE
- the eno gene encoding phosphopyruvate hydratase — encoded protein: MSIIIKVHARQILDSRGNPTIEVDVVTENGVLGRAAVPSGASTGEHEAVELRDGGKAYLGKGVLNAVNNVNTVIAEELVGTSVFEQNTIDQLMIDLDGTPNKSKLGANAILGVSLAAAKAAANELGLPLYRYVGGVSANTLPVPMMNIINGGSHSDAPIAFQEFMIFPVKATSFTHAMQMGTEIFHNLKKVLHDRGLSTAVGDEGGFAPNLAGGTEDALDTIKLAVEKAGYSFGDEIMIALDCAASEFYVNGKYDYTKFEGETGKIRTSEEQAQYLAELAAKYPIISIEDGMYEDDWDGWKALTEKIGDKVQLVGDDLFVTNVARLSTGIEKGIANSILVKVNQIGTLTETIAAVNMAKNAGYTSVMSHRSGETEDNTIADLAVALNCGQIKTGSASRSDRMAKYNQLLRIEEELGATAYFPGLNAFKIK
- a CDS encoding MarC family NAAT transporter, which gives rise to MDLFIYLFAALFSVLNPIGTVPIFVGLTQHDSQKERSRISLWTAVNVFIILLVSYFIGQYVLTFFGISIDALRIAGGIIIVNSGFSLLSGKISKKRGINKKIETDAQQRNDIALTPLAIPMLAGPGSISLLIAFYQEHHEIKEIIISCLAILAIGIAIYLILKSAHYLARILGASGIVAISRIVGFIVISIGIQYIVSSIVNIIRGNLM
- the carA gene encoding glutamine-hydrolyzing carbamoyl-phosphate synthase small subunit, whose product is MKYTTRQSAILLLSDGTIFHGKSIGISGKTFGEVCFNTGMTGYQEIFTDPSYFGQIMVTTNPHIGNYGINDLEVESESVKIAGLVCKNFSFNYSREGASGSLEDYFTKQNLICISDVDTRALVSYIRDNGAMNAVICTDGTSIEDLKRELADVPNMEGLELASKVSTKEPYFVGDENAKYKISALDLGIKKNILRNLAKRDCYIKVFPYDSTYEDLTAFNPDGYFLSNGPGDPDPLYGAIEVAKKIIADDKPLFGICLGHQVIALANGVKTYKMFGGHRGINHPVKNLLTGKGEITSQNHGFAVKREALEGHPELELTHIHLNDDTVAGMRMKNKNCFSVQYHPEASPGPHDSSYLFDQFVENIKLAASKTM
- the ctlX gene encoding citrulline utilization hydrolase CtlX; amino-acid sequence: MKQTTNAIVMIRPVAFRMNEQTAVNNYYQKVLDGLLPSTVNAKAQQEFDAFVEKLRAVGVDVTVIDDNLETDTPDSIFPNNWVSFHENGDVALYPMFAENRRQERREDILDTLEEKGFEISNIMDYTSAEDDGYFLEGTGSLLLDRANGKAYCALSPRADEELFIEFCEDFDYAPVIFEAFQTVEGERKLIYHTNVMMCLGETFAVICADCIDDKKERKMVLDNLKDDKKEIILITEDQVNNFAGNMLEVRGTNDKRYIVMSASAHQSLTSKQIEQLEKHAEILSSSLDTIEACGGGSARCMMAEVFLPRN
- a CDS encoding dimethylarginine dimethylaminohydrolase family protein, translated to MLQLNVKNETSRLRAVVLGSAVHNGPTPSIDEAYDPKSLEHIKAGTYPVERDMVAEMDAFNAVFQKYDVKVYRPEMIENYNQIFARDIGFVIDDVFVKSNILPDRERELDAIQYVIDQIDPLKIVRPPEEVHIEGGDVMLWNDHIFIGTYKGSDYKDYITARTNMYGVNFIKELFPNKIVKEFDLVKSKLEARDNALHLDCCFQPVGTNKGIIYKRGFREEADYLYLVNLFGKENLFHIEREEMYNMFSNVFSIDKDVVVSEKNFTRLNNWLRSNGFTVEEIPYAEIAKQEGLLRCSTLPLIRD
- a CDS encoding CoA-binding protein, which produces MKNKKTLLLGATTKTDRYAFRAINMLTQKGHTVIAIGQNTGEVAGVKIQTKAIPLKNIDTVTLYLNPARQRDYYNYIIEAQPKRVIFNPGTENPELYQLLELNNIEVEIACTLVLLATNQY
- a CDS encoding citrate synthase gives rise to the protein MSKIATLEVDGKKIELPVITGSENESAIDINKLRDLTGLITLDPGYKNSGSCKSEITFLDGELGILRYRGYSIEDLAEKASFLEVSYLLIFGELPTSAELEQFENGIKKHSLVNEEMKNIIDGFPKTAHPMGVLSALTSALTAFNPKSVNVDNEKDVYEAICKTMAKFLVIATWTYRKSMGYPLNYYDNTQGYVESFMQLMFKLPTGPYTANPVIVNALDKLFILHADHEQNCSTSTVRMVGSSHAGLFASVSAGVSALWGPLHGGANQAVLEMLEEINKDGGDTDKFLAKAKDKNDPFRLMGFGHRVYKNFDPRARIIKQAAKEVLETLGVEDPILEIAKKLESAALEDDYFKSRNLYPNVDFYSGIIYRALGIPTDMFTVMFAIGRLPGWIAQWKEMRENKEPIGRPRQIYTGHPLREFKSNK